A stretch of DNA from Leptolyngbya sp. SIO1E4:
CACCCGTCAAACGTTGCAGACCCAGGTGCAGGAGAATGTTCAACTTTGGCAAGAAAAAGATGATTTGATCCAGCAGTTCAAATCAAGGCATGCCGTCCTACAAAACTCCCTGGCCTATTTCCCCATTGCCGTGGCCGATTTCTCTAATCAGCCGAATGTGCCCCCGGAACTCGCGGGTGATCTCAACGCCTTGCTCCAGGATATTTTGCTCTTTAATCTGTCTACCAACAAAGATTTAATCCCTCCGCTGGAAGCCGATATTCAGCAGCTTCGCACTCGGGCCAGGCGTCTTGAAGCAGCCAATGAAACCCTCTCGATTCCGCTGGCCCATGCTGACATCATCTTGGAGAATAAGCTGACAACCAATGACCTGATGGGCACGCTTCTGGATCTACCCACCCGGCAACAGGGCATAGAGCTGGCGGAGACCTATGATATGGCCTATCAGCAGGCAATTCGGTCAGCCAATCGATATCGGTTAGGGCTTTATCTTCTCTCCACGGTGCTGGTTATCGCGGTTGCCGCCTCCATTATCTCGCGACTGAGATCAGCGACGATGACCCTGCAGCAGCGTGAAACCCAACTGCGCAATATTTTTGACAATACCCAGGTGGGGATTTTTCAATCCCAGCTGGATGATGGGCTCGTGCTCGCGGCTAACCAGTTTTTTGTCTCAATGATGGGGTATGAAACCGTCGATGATGTGGTGGGCGTGAAGCGATCCACTGATTTTTATGTGGATGTTAAGGCGCGGCAGCAGGTCCTCAAAAAGGTGCTGCGCACGGGTGAGGTACACAACGTTGAAACCCAGTTTCGCAAACAAGATGGCAGCCTTTGCTGGGTGCTATTTTCTTGCCGGGTGAATCGGGCCGAAAACTGTCTGGATAAGGTGGTAGCCGACATCAGCGATCGCAAACAGGCCGAAGTCGAACTGCAGCAGGCGACAGAAGCAGCCCAGGTGGCTAACCGAGCGAAGAGTCAGTTTTTGTCTAACATGAGCCACGAGCTGCGCACCCCTCTCAACGTCATCCTGGGCTTCACCCAGCTCATGAGCCGGGGTCACGACCTCAACCGGCAACAGCAAGGCTACCTCAACTCGATTAATCAAAGTGGCGAACACCTGCTCACCCTGATCAACGACGTGCTGGAAATGTCCAAAATTGAGGCCGGGAAAGTGAGCCTCAACCCGAGCGATTTTGACCTGTATGGTCTGCTATCGGGCATTCATTTAATGTTCCAGTTCAAGGCCAATTCCAAAGGTGTTGATCTGCGTCTGGAACGAGCAGCCAATTTGCCTCAATACATTCGTACCGACGAGAGTAAGCTGCGCCAGGTTCTCGTTAACCTGGTGGGCAATGCGGTGAAGTTTACCGCCTCAGGTCATATCTGCCTGCGGGCATCAGGCCCGACCCCTGAACCAGCCAGCACCCCTGAGAGCGTGCAGGCAGATTCCCCACCACCCCCAGTACTGCACTTTGCGGTAGAAGATACCGGAGCTGGCATTGAACCCACAGAGCTAGAGGCTCTCTTTGAACCGTTTGTCCAGGCTAAACACCACCAACCTTCGCAAGCAGGCACGGGCCTGGGGTTACCCATCAGCCGCAAGTTTGTAGAACTGATGGGGGGTGAAATGACGGTTTCTAGCCGGTTGGGGCAGGGCAGCCAGTTTCGGTTTTCTATCCAGACTGAAGGGGTCTGCCACCCGATGACGGGGCGATCGCGCCAGGGCCGCCCCGTCATCGGCCTGGAGCCCGGTCAGCCCCCTTATCGCATTTTGATAGCCGAGGATGTGCCGGAAAATCGGCAGGTGCTGGTCGATTTGCTGCAACCCGTTGGGTTTGAATTGAGGGAAGCCAAAAATGGTCTAGAAGCTGTACTCATCTGGCAACGCTGGATGCCTCACCTCATTTGGATGGACTTGCGGATGCCGGTAATGGATGGGTATGAGGCTACCAAGCAGATTAAGGCCATTGGTGAAAATGCGCCTGTGGTCATTGCGATCACCGGCAGCGTCTTCAAAGAAGAGCAAACCCTGGCGATGGCAGCGGGCTGTGACGACTTTATCTGCAAACCGTTTCGGACTGGGGTGATTTTTGAAAAGATGACCGAATTCCTGGATGTCCGGTACGTATATGGCCCTATTGCCACATCTGACGCTGATCTCAGTCAGCCTGGCACCACCCCGTCAGAGAGCGCCCTCGGGAACCTGACTAGTGACGATTTTCAGGGAATGCCTTTGGAGTGGATAGCGCGTTTACACCAGGCAGCCATCAGAGTTGATGGGCAAGAAATTACTGACCTGATTGCAGAGATCCCCCCCGAGCAGGCAGAGCTAAGCCATGATTTGACGCGACTGGTCGAAAACTTTAGTTTTGAGGAAATCGTAGCGATAACCAGGTCATAAAATGAATGATTTTTCATAGCTACGAGCATTACAGCGTTTCTCACTCAAAAACCAATTAGCAGCAAAAATTTTCCATGTCAAAAAAATAAATTACATCTCTCAAAACAACTACTATTCCCAATCAAGCTCGACAAGAATAACTAATCTTTTAATTTTTCAAATACATATGTTGTTGCCACCGAGCACCCTGTCAAAAGAACAGTCAGGCCAAAAACGATAACTGTTTCAATAGAATTATTGGAATCAAACGCAAGAGCTTTAGGATCTATCTCTGTACCGAATGGATGTTTTTCTATAACATAGACAACACCACCTATGAGCGTAGTGAAAGCATCTATCGCGAGAGCAATAAACCAGAGCATCTTAAGGAAGATCGAGGAATTCTTCGAAAAGATAGCTTGATGTGACATCGCCATTCCTGTAAGAACAAATCCGCCACCAAAACAAAGCGTCCAAGCCAAAAGATTGGATGGAGCGAGTAATCCAGCAAGTGCCGTAACACCTAGAAGTGCATCAGAAATCGACGCAATTATAGTTACTATCGCTATGCATATCCACGCTATCATGGCATGAATTCCTCTTTCAGTGAATTGAAAAGCAAGTACCAGATATTTGGGGTCGAAAATCTCGGATTACATAGAAAATGCCAAGACCTTCAGAGTTGACTACTGGAATAACTGGATATTTTCTCCAATGAGGTAATCCCTCCTTTTCAAAATCAATAGCAATAACAGAACCTTTAGGAACCAAACTATCTGCATCAAATTGATCTCCTAAATCATTTACATGATTGACCAAAGCAGATGCGATATGATGGCTTACCGGCCCAATCAATAAAGTCCTGAATTTAGATTCAGCAATGCTAGATTCACAGATTATAGCGTTATCATTAAATGATTTAAATATCATGAAAGAACCAATTAAAAAACCTAAAATTGGAGCGGCTATGACAAGGCTTCTCAGTAATGAAATAAACACATTTAAAGGATTCTTCATGCTTCACTCACATAGACTTTGATTCTCTGTATTTCTATATTAGTCGTACTGATATGAGAAGGAGAAAGCACTCTATGTCTCTACAAATCGGCAGTAATGATACGCAAAAAGTCTAATCTGACTTTTCCTGTCGTCTTTTTGAGAGAAAATCCGGCAGGATCTGACTACCCTGAAAACCTGAAAACTTGTTGGCAATTCTCCTCTCAGAACCTTGGACATTTGGTCATCTTAAGATTTGGTGGGAAAAGTTAGGTTTAACAAACTTATCGCAGTCACAAACACGAGGGTGACCACACCATAGAGGACTGAATGGCTCAAGAAGCTTTCCCCTCTAAAAAGTTGATCAAGAATTGCTCTGATGCCACTCAACAACGCAGCAAATATCGTCAGCAATGTGACAACAACGCCAACGATCAATCTCAGCTTTCCTTTAACCAACCAACTACAATACACTCCGATAAAAATCGCCCCTAAAAATGTCGCAAATGGGAAAAAAGGGTTTCCATCAGGACATCCCGCAGCAAAAACGCAAAGAGAAGTACTCAGGATATAGGTTCCTAAGCCTATCGCAGTCCCTACAAAGAAGCTGGTTTTATTGGGATATAGCTGCAAAAACTCAAACATAATGACCCCTGATTTTTGACTGACATCACGACAGCATTTCTCACTCTGATGAAGGACTAACCTTAAACTCCAAACCCCAGACTCTAGACCCGATTGCGACCAGGATGTCCCTCACTCAGCCAAAAAAGGCTGTATATCAATGGCGGTAACAGGCTGATCCGAGCACCTTCTTGAAAAAAACAGCGATAAACCTCGCCCAATCAGAAGCAAAAACGACGAGACAAATTTATCTTTTCACATCCTCACACTGTAAGATTCGCTCTAAGTTAGCCCGCTGTTGGAGTTGGCTAACGTCCTGCTTAAATATGTACTTTCGATATAAGTGAGCAACGAGGCAAACGGCAAAGAAAATTAAAGCTGGGGTCATACACATCACTTGAATTAAGAGAAGCGTATCTCCAGTGAGCGAATTACTAAACGAGTGAGTGACTGCCTGCTGATAGGCATAGTGAGGATGTTTGAACTGATCGAGGTGTGAAGAAGCAACGGTTTTCATAAGACAATATTGCTTAAGTGAGCATATGGAAGGCAAATACAGCCCTTGGTGATATCCAGATCCTGAGTTTGACTCAAGGAGGACATCTGATTTCCAAATTGGATGTCATTTAGCTTCAGGTACAATGCCTCGATACTCGTCATATTCTTGCGACTAAAAAAACCCGTAGACTCGCAGACTGCTAACGATTTAAACCTTGTGTTGAAGGTTAATTTCAAGATAAAAAACGAGCCGCTTAAGGACATCGAACATTTGTCACTCTTGATGCATGACAAATGTCATTGACGATTGACACTTACGGTCAATATCTCGCCAATGTTTTAATTACTTACCACTTCTATTGCTGATTTGTATATTTTCTAGCCGCCTCAGTTTTTCTTTGACAAACTGATAGGCGATTGAGGGTTGCTACTCCAGGAAAGGTTATGTATGGCGTCTCTTAAAGCTTCGCAACAGGGGTTAACTCAGATTAAACAAGCCATTGCCCAAAAGGGCTGGAAAGTGGGCAGCGATCGCTGGCTGGTAGAAGCCAGCAAAGTGATTGAACCCCAGGGTGACTGGCCTGAATCAGGCCCCTATGCCTATGGATGTAGTGCCCAAACCTGGGAGCGCTTCTTGCAAGGGACAGCGATTCGAGAGCGCAGCTTCATGGCCTTTTGCCAGGTGCTCTTCATCAATCCTGAGGACGTGGTTGAATCTCCCCATCCCCTGCGAGAAGATTGGGGCGAAGCCCCAGATGTCTCTACTTTTTACGGACGTGACCAGGAACTCTCTACCCTACAGCAATGGCTATTCAATGACCACTGCCAGCTGATTGCCATTGTGGGGCTGGCTGGCATCGGCAAAACTCGCTTAGTCAGAGGCGGGATTGGCAAAACAGATTTGTCTTTACACCTTGCCCACCAAGTACGTGACGAGTTTGACTGCTTAAGCTGGCGACGCCTGTTGAATGCCCCCCCACCAGAAGCAGTCCTGACAGAGCTGATTGAATTTGTCTCGGACAATCAAACAACCGTGTTGGCCGACACCTTAGATGGCTTAATCACCCAGTTGCTGCACCATTTGAAGCAGCGCCGCTGTTTGCTGATTCTGGACAATGTGGAGTCTATTCTGCAGGGTAGTGTGGGTGAAACACCGCTGCAAGCAGGCCGCTCGGGCACTTATCGGCCCGGATATGAGGGCTATGGCAATTTTTTCAGGCGGATCGGCGAAACAGCGCATCAGAGCTGCTTGCTGTTAACCAGTCGGGAAAAGCCCCAAGACATTGAAAACATGGAAGGGGGGCGGCTCGTGCGATCGCTCCAGCTCGGTGGCGTCGATAAAGCCGCTGGTCAAGCCATTTTCCAAAGCATCGCCAATGCCTACGATGCCAGCTTTCAAGGGTCTGAGGAAGCGTGGGAAGACTTGATTGCTTTCTACTGTGGTAATCCGTTAGTTTTAGAAGTTGTCGCCAGACACATTCTGAAACTTTTTGATGGCAACCTGGCTGCATTCTTAGCGCAGAATTTAAGAGTCTTTGGCAAAATTCGCGACTTGCTAGATTGGCACTTTGAGCGCTTTTCTGACGCTGAAAAAGAAATCATGTATTGGTTAACCATTAATCGAGAAGCGGTCTCGATTTCAGAACTGCAGGAAGATGTTCTGCTGCCGTTCGCCCAAAAACATATTCCAGAAACCCTAGACACCTTAGAAAGACACATTCCTATCGAGAAAAGCAACAAACAATTCACGCTGCAGCCTGTCTTGATTGAATATATGACCGATCGCTTTATCAAAGAAATCTGCCAGGAATTACAGACGGGCAACCTGCAACTGTTTAATCGCCACGCTCTGATTAAAGTCTCGGCAAAAGAATATGTGAGAAACAGTCAAATTCGTATGATTCTTCGTCCCATCAGTGAGCAAGTTATTCCGATTTTAGGATTAGAAAATCAAAATTGCTTAGACAATCAGCTCTCCCAAATCCTTTCAAATTTGCAGCAAACTTACCAAAAGCGGCCAGGCTATGCCGCCGGCAACCTGCTCAATCTGATGCGCTATGGAGGGCTGGATCTCAGCGGCTACGATTTTTCCACCCTGGCCATTTGGCAGGCCGATCTTCAGGATGTCAATTTGCATGAGGTCAACTTTACGGCCTGTGAGTTTGATCGATCTCGCTTCACCCAAGACTTTGGCTGCGTGTATTCCATTGCCTTTAGCCCCGATCAAACGCTGTTTGCAGTCGGCGACTCCATGGCTGGCATTCGGCTGTTTCGTCTCAAAGATGGACAGCCCTTTACCTATCTGCAAGGCCATAAAGAGGGCATTGTTGCAGACCTATCGTTTAGTCCCGATGGCAAATTGCTCGCCAGCAGCAGTATGGACAATACGGTAAAACTCTGGGATGTCCAGACAGGCCAATGTGTGAGAACGCTGATAGGTCACGAAAAGTGGGTTCGGACGGTAGCCTTTAGCGCCGATGGGCAGACGGTGGCCAGTGGTGGCGATGACGATACGATCAGGCTTTGGCATATCTCTAACGGAGACTGCCGAGTCCTAGAGGGGCACACAGCATGGATTTGGGCCCTATCCTTTCACCCACGGGAGAATCTCCTGGCCAGTGGCTCACAGGATGGAACGATCCGGTTGTGGCATGCCACCACTGGGGAATGTTGCCAGGTTTTGCACGATCATGAACACGCCGTTCTCTCGGTTGCCTTTCACCCTAACGGTGAAACGTTAGTCAGCGGCGGTGCAGACCACACCCTCCACCTGTGGGATGTCCAGACTGGTGAGTGTTTGAAGACCTTGAAAGGTCATACCCAAGAAGTGTACGCAACAGCCTTTAACGGCGACGGTCACATGATTGCCAGTGGCAGCCATGACCAAAGCGCAAAAGTATGGAATGCCCAAACGGGTGAGCTT
This window harbors:
- a CDS encoding response regulator, with the translated sequence MVWSTFKQRWYRVHQALTGESPKAHRLMAVLNGYVLPTGAVLLLLLFWIKSQAVNLPQHNRYVDALRQLQELDARINQNLLQVRLGLLDHYDPIVNEQADLQALQQVLETPPSFVGTTRQTLQTQVQENVQLWQEKDDLIQQFKSRHAVLQNSLAYFPIAVADFSNQPNVPPELAGDLNALLQDILLFNLSTNKDLIPPLEADIQQLRTRARRLEAANETLSIPLAHADIILENKLTTNDLMGTLLDLPTRQQGIELAETYDMAYQQAIRSANRYRLGLYLLSTVLVIAVAASIISRLRSATMTLQQRETQLRNIFDNTQVGIFQSQLDDGLVLAANQFFVSMMGYETVDDVVGVKRSTDFYVDVKARQQVLKKVLRTGEVHNVETQFRKQDGSLCWVLFSCRVNRAENCLDKVVADISDRKQAEVELQQATEAAQVANRAKSQFLSNMSHELRTPLNVILGFTQLMSRGHDLNRQQQGYLNSINQSGEHLLTLINDVLEMSKIEAGKVSLNPSDFDLYGLLSGIHLMFQFKANSKGVDLRLERAANLPQYIRTDESKLRQVLVNLVGNAVKFTASGHICLRASGPTPEPASTPESVQADSPPPPVLHFAVEDTGAGIEPTELEALFEPFVQAKHHQPSQAGTGLGLPISRKFVELMGGEMTVSSRLGQGSQFRFSIQTEGVCHPMTGRSRQGRPVIGLEPGQPPYRILIAEDVPENRQVLVDLLQPVGFELREAKNGLEAVLIWQRWMPHLIWMDLRMPVMDGYEATKQIKAIGENAPVVIAITGSVFKEEQTLAMAAGCDDFICKPFRTGVIFEKMTEFLDVRYVYGPIATSDADLSQPGTTPSESALGNLTSDDFQGMPLEWIARLHQAAIRVDGQEITDLIAEIPPEQAELSHDLTRLVENFSFEEIVAITRS
- a CDS encoding WD40 repeat domain-containing protein, producing MASLKASQQGLTQIKQAIAQKGWKVGSDRWLVEASKVIEPQGDWPESGPYAYGCSAQTWERFLQGTAIRERSFMAFCQVLFINPEDVVESPHPLREDWGEAPDVSTFYGRDQELSTLQQWLFNDHCQLIAIVGLAGIGKTRLVRGGIGKTDLSLHLAHQVRDEFDCLSWRRLLNAPPPEAVLTELIEFVSDNQTTVLADTLDGLITQLLHHLKQRRCLLILDNVESILQGSVGETPLQAGRSGTYRPGYEGYGNFFRRIGETAHQSCLLLTSREKPQDIENMEGGRLVRSLQLGGVDKAAGQAIFQSIANAYDASFQGSEEAWEDLIAFYCGNPLVLEVVARHILKLFDGNLAAFLAQNLRVFGKIRDLLDWHFERFSDAEKEIMYWLTINREAVSISELQEDVLLPFAQKHIPETLDTLERHIPIEKSNKQFTLQPVLIEYMTDRFIKEICQELQTGNLQLFNRHALIKVSAKEYVRNSQIRMILRPISEQVIPILGLENQNCLDNQLSQILSNLQQTYQKRPGYAAGNLLNLMRYGGLDLSGYDFSTLAIWQADLQDVNLHEVNFTACEFDRSRFTQDFGCVYSIAFSPDQTLFAVGDSMAGIRLFRLKDGQPFTYLQGHKEGIVADLSFSPDGKLLASSSMDNTVKLWDVQTGQCVRTLIGHEKWVRTVAFSADGQTVASGGDDDTIRLWHISNGDCRVLEGHTAWIWALSFHPRENLLASGSQDGTIRLWHATTGECCQVLHDHEHAVLSVAFHPNGETLVSGGADHTLHLWDVQTGECLKTLKGHTQEVYATAFNGDGHMIASGSHDQSAKVWNAQTGELLKTLKGHHERVRALAFAPHKNLLATSSENQLIKLWDVDTGDCLKTWHGYNNLVWTIDISPDGQWLASCSQDDFVSLWDLHTRTLTAKLVGHHNWIGAVAFSPDGQILASASYDETIKLWDIKTRQCRNTLYGYAKGGWAAGFSPNNQWLAAGSKSGTVHLWDTTTGEHVRSIAAHSHGHPVWFVAFSADSRTCASCSEDKTIKLWDVETGACCLTITDPTSKVRAIAFHPDGQCLISGGDDHHIKLWDLSTGKLIQTFQGHTDRVLGLCLSPYENILVSAGRDATVRLWDVHTGHSIRILKGHRSAVRGLAFTPDGQTLASSSTDNTIRLWDMETEQTLKVLRSQRPYEGMKIADVQGLTIAQKDMLIALGAIG